Genomic window (Candidatus Margulisiibacteriota bacterium):
TCTATTTGCTATTATGGTTTCCGCGCTGGTGATCAATAATTTTGTGCTGACCCAGTTTTTGGGTATTTGCCCGTTCATCGGCGTGTCGCGCCAGCTGGAGTCCGCGGTCGGCATGGGCGCGGCGGTGACTTTTGTGCTGGCTTTGTCCTCGCTGGCTACGTGGCTGATCCAGTATTACGTTTTAGTCCCGCTGCGGATCACTTATCTGCAGACCGTGTTTTTTATTTTGATCATCGCCGCTCTGGTACAGCTGCTGGAAATGGGACTGCGCAGATTTTCGCCGCCGCTGCAAAAAGCGCTCGGCGTGTATCTGCCGCTGATCACGACCAACTGCATTGTGCTCGGCGCGGCGATCTTGAATATCAATAAAAATTACGATTTGCTGCAGTCGATCGTCCATGGCGTCTGCGCGGGGCTGGGTTTTGCG
Coding sequences:
- the rsxA gene encoding electron transport complex subunit RsxA, coding for MSLFAIMVSALVINNFVLTQFLGICPFIGVSRQLESAVGMGAAVTFVLALSSLATWLIQYYVLVPLRITYLQTVFFILIIAALVQLLEMGLRRFSPPLQKALGVYLPLITTNCIVLGAAILNINKNYDLLQSIVHGVCAGLGFALVLLAMAGIRERLETSPVPKRFQGVPITFITAALMSIAFLGFSGLQIG